A genomic stretch from Anaerococcus mediterraneensis includes:
- a CDS encoding FtsX-like permease family protein yields MKNPIYKRAYRQVYFHPSRVLPIFIALCFIIIFSSSFFTAQDSTKKLYYDLIDKGMVEDGNFTCLDKLYEKSFKDLENKKINLYENFYVKAKSGNNKTLRVFENREKINLPSILEGRLAQSKGEIALSANYARANSLKTGDSLSLEGKDYKIVGLIALPDYSTLLKNNSDLVMDTGFFGVGLVAKDRLKDITDQITYQYSYKDKEDLPKSKARDKQKDLLKIVNKKNMVIDSLLKYDNQCIKYFIEDMGGDVPMMTALMVVLVIAIAFISAIQVKSMIEEESPIIGTLLASGYKKSELRKSYMLMPIFITLLACLIGNIIAYTYAYQTYTKLYYKSYDLPKFVVSFNLRSFILTSLIPLLIYLIINFLVISEALNHKAIDFLRNTLKSPRPRLRLRLEKFSFINKFRLRVILANRANIISLIFGIGLANILLIYSLGVKPIFTDYAQKVKDSMKYDHTYLVKAPDPKIKADKISILSFDLVDFNMKKTQCLGVDADSKYKDLDIRNLDKEDVIISNGLAKVYKLKVGDNLEVIENFNYDKIKLKIKSIDKANNQFQILGKRENINKILDQDKDYFNAYGSCQKLNIDKNLLVNEIDKEEMNKFMTHFLDSFGGVFDSLLVITLIFYLIISYLVTSLIIDKSKTNISYLKVFGIRNGETTAIYTSPIFLLLLVFEIIMIPAMDFLIRSMTRFAITKLDAYVEINIPLTSFLGAIGLSLIIFIIVQFLEKRKISKIDMVKELKIING; encoded by the coding sequence ATGAAAAACCCAATTTACAAGAGAGCCTACAGGCAAGTTTATTTTCACCCTTCTAGGGTCTTGCCAATTTTCATAGCCCTTTGCTTTATAATTATCTTTTCTTCATCTTTTTTTACAGCCCAGGATTCTACAAAAAAGCTTTATTACGACTTGATAGACAAGGGCATGGTTGAAGACGGAAATTTTACCTGCCTTGATAAATTATATGAGAAAAGTTTTAAGGATTTAGAAAATAAAAAAATAAATTTATACGAAAATTTTTATGTAAAGGCAAAATCAGGAAATAATAAAACCTTAAGAGTCTTTGAAAATAGAGAAAAAATCAATCTTCCATCAATCCTTGAAGGTAGACTTGCCCAAAGTAAGGGCGAAATCGCTCTTTCTGCAAACTACGCTAGGGCTAATAGTTTAAAAACTGGAGATTCACTTAGCCTAGAAGGAAAAGATTATAAGATTGTAGGTCTAATCGCTCTCCCAGACTATTCTACCCTTCTTAAAAATAATAGTGACCTAGTCATGGATACTGGATTTTTTGGTGTTGGTCTTGTGGCAAAAGATAGGCTAAAAGATATAACAGATCAAATCACCTACCAATATTCATACAAAGACAAGGAAGATTTGCCAAAATCAAAGGCTAGGGACAAGCAAAAAGACTTGCTTAAAATCGTTAACAAGAAAAATATGGTCATAGATTCGCTCTTAAAATATGACAACCAGTGCATAAAGTATTTCATAGAAGACATGGGTGGGGATGTGCCAATGATGACAGCCCTTATGGTTGTCTTGGTCATAGCTATTGCCTTTATCAGCGCCATCCAAGTCAAAAGTATGATTGAAGAAGAATCACCAATTATCGGCACCCTCCTGGCTTCAGGCTACAAAAAAAGTGAACTAAGAAAATCTTATATGCTAATGCCTATTTTTATTACCCTACTCGCTTGCCTAATCGGCAATATCATAGCCTACACCTATGCTTACCAGACCTACACCAAGCTCTACTACAAGTCCTACGACCTACCAAAATTCGTGGTTTCTTTTAACCTAAGGTCCTTTATCTTAACCAGTCTAATCCCACTTTTAATTTATTTGATAATAAATTTCCTTGTAATAAGTGAGGCTCTTAACCACAAGGCCATAGACTTCTTAAGAAATACACTCAAATCACCAAGACCAAGGTTAAGGCTAAGGCTAGAAAAATTTTCTTTTATTAACAAATTTAGGTTAAGAGTCATCCTTGCCAATAGAGCCAATATTATCAGCCTAATTTTTGGTATAGGCCTTGCCAACATTCTTTTGATTTATTCTCTAGGAGTCAAGCCAATTTTTACAGACTATGCACAAAAGGTAAAAGATTCAATGAAATATGACCACACCTATCTAGTGAAAGCTCCAGATCCTAAAATCAAAGCAGATAAAATTTCTATTCTTAGCTTTGACTTGGTAGATTTTAATATGAAAAAAACCCAGTGCCTAGGAGTGGATGCCGATTCAAAGTATAAAGATTTGGATATTAGAAATTTGGATAAGGAAGATGTAATAATTTCAAATGGTCTGGCTAAGGTTTATAAGTTAAAGGTTGGCGATAATCTTGAAGTCATAGAAAATTTCAACTATGACAAGATAAAACTTAAGATAAAATCTATAGATAAGGCCAACAACCAATTTCAAATCCTCGGTAAAAGGGAAAATATAAATAAAATCCTAGACCAAGATAAGGATTATTTCAATGCCTACGGCTCTTGCCAAAAACTAAATATCGACAAAAATCTCCTGGTAAATGAAATTGACAAGGAAGAAATGAATAAGTTTATGACCCATTTTCTTGATTCCTTTGGCGGGGTCTTCGATAGTCTCCTGGTCATAACCCTAATCTTTTACCTTATCATTTCCTATTTGGTCACAAGTCTAATCATAGATAAGTCAAAGACAAATATATCCTACCTAAAGGTCTTTGGAATAAGGAATGGAGAAACTACAGCGATTTACACAAGTCCTATCTTCCTGCTTCTCCTAGTCTTTGAAATTATAATGATTCCAGCCATGGACTTTCTAATTAGGTCAATGACTCGCTTCGCCATAACAAAACTAGATGCTTATGTAGAAATAAATATTCCTCTTACAAGTTTTCTTGGAGCTATAGGCTTAAGTTTAATAATTTTTATTATAGTTCAATTTTTAGAAAAGAGAAAAATTTCAAAAATCGATATGGTCAAAGAATTAAAAATAATTAACGGATAA
- a CDS encoding PolC-type DNA polymerase III, giving the protein MKIDLGKLIQIQENIFHIIGATYYKDDNRLEIVIESENPMDSKYENDLREFFSYLDLKIIYKKSIKEPENHLAEDFPIDDSPLPDYIEEDDYNDEAYDFYNDPIENSQNPLVGNPNLGPETYHKDQEDIPIENHVDTKDEEDFEDEKISENISDKNKEENPGNQNEDLKTSDEDQIRPDQMDKKTKSLEELEKAKQAQLQRQIAQAINYQNANKKKEEKKLDGIEFGKKIKSKPINIEEIYDKKGLTSSLVGKVYELSVFETKNGYFIYTFDLEDKTDVISCKLFANKNNNFKIESLKNSMGIQVEGVLNFDDYAKEDIFTVTSVREAELYKKVDLAADKRFELDLHSKFTNLDGFVDDKELLETLKDWKWDTIAITDTENLQALPHLYDNYKKNGIRLLNGAELLLVEDELRILTNLSDKKLPDFKNIEDGSFVVFDIETTGLLRYRDAITEIGAVRVENGEITETYNQLINPERMLPEKIIEITGITDAMLADKPKIDEVLPGFLDFSGDSLLVGQNTDFDIGFIRHNAQKLGYKFDPIYLDTLPMARALFDDMGKFSLDKIARRLDIPAFNHHRASDDARATAQIFIKMYRMITDQESINISNINSLETNYPKAKHQNFSVLAFAKDKTGLKNLYKIISESRMNHVANGEAKTPLSLINKYREGLVLGSGGSEGILFDYLLNQRNEADLEKYLDLFDFYQVESISIYADKIESGNVDSIDQVKAINQKIIDFGEEKNKLVAATGGVRYLNPDGYKLRNVLKKGSFFFYRENRPLYYLRTTDEMMKEFAYLGEAKAYELVIRNPKKIAKTLEDIRPIPHGTFPPKIEGSEEMLRKTCFDKAHSIYGDPLPDIVKNRLDRELNSIISNGYAVLYIIAQKLVKKSNDDGYLVGSRGSVGSSFAATMADITEVNPLSPHYICPSCKHSEFFEEDLLGSGIDYPDKDCPECGTPMNKDGHNIPFEVFLGFEGDKEPDIDLNFAGEYQPTIHKYTEELFGKGKVFRAGTIGKIQDNTAFGYIKKYMEENNKNLTNAQIRKLQRGLNDVKRSTGQHPGGLIVVPNDIDVFDITPIQYPADDAKGDVRTTHFPYSVMEETLLKLDLLGHDVPSIIRHLQDLTGTNPLKIKMDDQKVMKIFSSTESLDIKHDFSNNDIGTLGIPEFGTNFVRGMLRDTFPKKFSEMARISGLSHGTDVWLNNAQDLVASNTADFNEIISTRDDIMNALIQEGLDKKKSFSIMERVRKGKGLDDETIAYMKENGVKDWYVESCLKIKYLFPKAHAVAYCLMSYRIAYYKVYFPEAFYASYFTTKLNDFSYSTIISGFDSVRLALDSYKDRFDISQREQALRTVLEVAEEMHAREIKMLKADIYESDATKFMLKDGAILPPLAAVDDVSEAMAKDIVKAREDGDFISVEDLKTRTSVNKNALKSLKDLGIIDGIQEENQMSLFDGLF; this is encoded by the coding sequence ATGAAAATTGACCTAGGAAAATTAATACAAATACAAGAAAATATATTTCACATAATAGGGGCTACCTATTATAAAGATGACAATAGGTTGGAGATTGTCATAGAGTCAGAAAACCCTATGGACTCAAAGTATGAAAATGACCTTAGAGAGTTTTTTTCTTATCTAGACCTAAAAATTATTTATAAAAAATCTATAAAAGAGCCAGAAAATCATCTAGCAGAAGATTTTCCCATAGATGACAGTCCCTTACCAGACTATATAGAAGAGGACGATTATAATGATGAGGCTTATGATTTTTATAATGACCCTATAGAAAATAGTCAAAATCCTCTAGTAGGAAATCCTAATCTAGGACCTGAAACTTATCATAAAGATCAAGAAGATATACCAATAGAAAATCATGTAGATACAAAAGATGAAGAAGATTTTGAGGATGAAAAAATATCAGAAAATATTTCTGATAAAAATAAAGAAGAAAATCCTGGAAATCAAAACGAAGACCTAAAAACTTCTGACGAGGATCAAATAAGACCAGATCAAATGGATAAAAAGACTAAGTCCCTAGAGGAGTTAGAAAAAGCCAAACAAGCCCAATTGCAAAGGCAGATAGCCCAGGCCATAAATTATCAAAATGCTAATAAGAAAAAAGAAGAGAAAAAACTTGATGGGATAGAATTTGGCAAAAAAATAAAGTCCAAACCTATAAACATAGAAGAAATTTATGACAAAAAGGGCCTAACTAGCTCTCTTGTAGGCAAGGTTTATGAGCTAAGTGTTTTTGAAACAAAAAATGGATATTTTATCTATACCTTTGACCTAGAAGATAAGACTGATGTCATATCTTGCAAGCTTTTTGCCAACAAAAACAACAATTTCAAAATCGAATCCCTCAAAAATTCTATGGGTATCCAGGTAGAGGGAGTCCTAAACTTTGATGATTATGCCAAGGAGGACATTTTTACAGTTACTTCGGTAAGGGAGGCTGAGCTTTATAAAAAGGTGGACCTTGCAGCTGACAAGAGATTTGAGCTTGATCTTCATAGCAAGTTTACCAACTTAGATGGATTTGTAGATGACAAAGAGCTTCTAGAGACCCTAAAAGATTGGAAGTGGGATACAATTGCCATAACTGACACAGAAAACCTCCAAGCCCTCCCACACCTCTATGACAATTATAAGAAAAATGGGATTAGACTTTTAAATGGGGCAGAGCTCCTTTTGGTAGAAGATGAGCTTAGGATACTTACCAATCTTTCTGATAAAAAGCTTCCTGATTTTAAAAATATCGAGGATGGATCTTTTGTTGTTTTCGATATAGAGACAACAGGGCTTTTAAGATACAGAGATGCTATAACAGAAATCGGTGCTGTAAGAGTTGAAAATGGAGAGATCACAGAGACCTACAACCAGTTGATAAATCCTGAGAGGATGCTTCCAGAAAAAATAATAGAGATAACTGGTATAACAGACGCAATGCTTGCTGACAAGCCAAAGATAGACGAGGTTTTGCCAGGCTTTTTAGATTTTAGTGGAGATAGTCTCCTTGTAGGACAAAATACCGATTTTGATATAGGTTTTATAAGACATAATGCCCAAAAACTTGGTTATAAATTTGATCCTATATACCTAGATACCCTGCCAATGGCTAGGGCGCTTTTTGATGACATGGGCAAGTTTTCCCTAGATAAGATCGCAAGAAGGCTAGATATACCAGCCTTTAACCATCACAGGGCAAGCGATGACGCTAGGGCAACAGCTCAGATTTTTATAAAAATGTATAGGATGATCACAGACCAAGAAAGCATAAATATTTCAAATATAAATAGCCTAGAAACAAATTATCCAAAGGCCAAACACCAGAATTTTTCTGTCCTAGCCTTTGCAAAGGATAAGACAGGTCTTAAAAATTTATACAAGATAATATCAGAATCAAGGATGAACCATGTAGCAAATGGAGAAGCCAAGACTCCACTTTCTCTTATAAATAAATATAGGGAGGGCTTGGTCTTAGGTTCTGGTGGATCAGAAGGTATTTTGTTTGATTACCTACTAAACCAAAGAAATGAAGCTGACCTAGAAAAATATTTGGACTTATTTGATTTTTATCAAGTAGAGTCTATATCTATCTATGCTGATAAAATAGAATCAGGCAATGTTGACTCTATAGACCAGGTCAAGGCTATAAACCAAAAGATAATTGATTTTGGCGAAGAGAAAAATAAGCTGGTTGCAGCTACTGGTGGGGTTAGGTACCTAAATCCAGATGGCTACAAACTTAGAAATGTTTTGAAAAAAGGATCATTTTTCTTTTATAGGGAAAACAGGCCCCTTTATTATCTAAGAACTACAGATGAGATGATGAAAGAATTTGCCTATTTAGGCGAGGCTAAGGCCTATGAGCTAGTAATTAGAAATCCTAAAAAAATTGCAAAGACTCTTGAAGACATCAGGCCAATCCCTCATGGGACCTTTCCACCAAAGATCGAGGGATCTGAAGAGATGCTTAGGAAAACTTGCTTTGACAAAGCCCATTCTATCTACGGAGACCCTCTACCAGACATAGTTAAAAACAGGCTAGACCGAGAGCTAAATTCTATAATTTCAAATGGCTATGCAGTCCTTTATATAATAGCCCAAAAGCTAGTCAAAAAATCTAATGATGATGGCTACCTAGTAGGATCTAGGGGGTCTGTTGGCTCATCTTTTGCAGCGACTATGGCCGATATTACAGAGGTAAACCCACTTTCTCCTCACTATATTTGCCCATCTTGCAAACATTCAGAGTTTTTTGAAGAAGACCTTTTAGGATCTGGTATAGATTATCCAGACAAGGATTGTCCAGAGTGCGGGACACCTATGAACAAAGACGGACACAATATACCTTTTGAAGTATTTTTAGGCTTTGAGGGTGATAAGGAACCAGATATAGATTTAAACTTCGCCGGTGAATACCAACCTACAATCCATAAATATACCGAGGAACTTTTCGGCAAGGGCAAGGTCTTTAGGGCAGGCACCATTGGCAAGATCCAGGATAACACAGCCTTTGGTTATATAAAAAAATATATGGAAGAAAACAATAAAAACCTAACAAATGCCCAAATCAGAAAACTACAAAGAGGCCTAAATGATGTCAAAAGATCAACTGGCCAGCACCCAGGCGGTCTTATCGTTGTACCAAATGACATAGATGTTTTTGATATAACCCCGATCCAATACCCAGCCGATGATGCCAAGGGCGATGTAAGGACAACTCATTTTCCTTATTCGGTAATGGAGGAAACCCTCCTAAAATTAGACCTTTTGGGCCATGATGTGCCTTCTATAATCAGGCACTTGCAAGACCTGACCGGGACAAATCCCCTAAAAATAAAAATGGATGACCAAAAGGTTATGAAAATTTTCTCATCTACAGAAAGTCTTGATATAAAACACGATTTTTCAAATAATGATATAGGCACTCTTGGCATACCAGAATTTGGAACCAATTTTGTAAGGGGAATGCTAAGGGATACCTTCCCAAAGAAATTTTCTGAGATGGCAAGGATTTCTGGTCTTTCTCATGGTACAGATGTGTGGCTTAACAATGCCCAAGACCTTGTGGCATCAAATACAGCTGATTTTAATGAGATCATATCAACCAGGGATGATATAATGAACGCCTTGATTCAAGAGGGACTTGATAAGAAAAAATCATTCTCCATAATGGAAAGAGTTAGGAAAGGCAAGGGCCTAGATGATGAGACAATTGCCTATATGAAAGAAAATGGGGTCAAGGATTGGTATGTAGAATCATGTCTAAAGATAAAATATCTTTTCCCAAAGGCCCACGCTGTTGCCTATTGCTTGATGTCCTATAGGATTGCCTACTACAAGGTATATTTCCCAGAGGCTTTTTACGCATCATATTTTACAACAAAGCTAAATGACTTTTCATATTCGACAATAATAAGTGGTTTTGATTCTGTAAGGCTGGCCCTAGATTCATATAAGGACAGGTTTGACATAAGCCAGAGAGAGCAGGCCCTTAGGACTGTTTTAGAAGTAGCAGAGGAGATGCACGCTAGGGAAATAAAAATGCTCAAGGCAGATATTTATGAGTCCGATGCCACAAAATTTATGCTAAAGGATGGAGCAATACTCCCACCACTTGCAGCTGTCGATGATGTCAGCGAAGCCATGGCAAAAGATATAGTAAAGGCAAGGGAAGACGGAGATTTTATATCTGTAGAAGATTTGAAAACTAGGACAAGCGTAAACAAAAATGCCCTAAAAAGTCTAAAAGACTTGGGTATAATAGACGGGATCCAAGAAGAAAATCAGATGTCTTTATTTGATGGATTATTCTAA
- the ispG gene encoding flavodoxin-dependent (E)-4-hydroxy-3-methylbut-2-enyl-diphosphate synthase: MRKKTRKIFVGDVAVGGDSPISIQSMTTAKTSDIEAVVSQIRALEKEGCDISRSAINTIEDAIAIRKIKELTNIPFVADIQFDYKLALAAVENGCDCLRYNPGNIGGKDKVALLVEECKKRQIPIRIGVNSGSISGDIIDRFGGVNKDSLVASALEEVKILEDMDFHDIKISVKSSDVNTMIDAYRLLSSKVDYPLHLGVTEAGPLYQALVKSSIGIGSLLKDGIGDTLRVSITGDIVEEVRAGKAILKALGLRRDGLDIVSCPTCSRTTVDLPKIVAEVEEKTRDLNINAKVAIMGCPVNGPGESKEADFGISAANGMGFLFKNGKTIEKVREEEIVDTLIEALREDKNEN; the protein is encoded by the coding sequence ATGAGAAAGAAAACTAGGAAAATTTTTGTAGGAGATGTTGCAGTTGGTGGCGACTCTCCTATTTCTATCCAATCAATGACAACAGCCAAGACAAGCGATATAGAAGCGGTTGTCTCCCAGATAAGGGCCCTAGAAAAAGAAGGCTGTGATATTTCACGATCTGCAATAAATACCATAGAAGATGCGATAGCCATCAGAAAAATAAAAGAGCTGACCAATATTCCTTTTGTGGCGGATATCCAGTTTGACTACAAACTTGCCCTAGCAGCTGTAGAAAATGGTTGTGATTGCCTAAGGTATAATCCAGGCAATATCGGCGGCAAGGATAAGGTGGCTCTTTTAGTAGAAGAGTGCAAAAAAAGGCAAATACCAATCAGGATTGGTGTCAACTCTGGATCGATTTCTGGAGATATAATCGATCGTTTTGGAGGAGTAAACAAAGATTCTCTTGTGGCAAGCGCCCTCGAGGAGGTCAAAATCCTAGAAGATATGGATTTTCACGATATAAAAATCTCAGTCAAATCTTCTGATGTCAACACCATGATAGATGCCTATAGGCTTTTATCATCAAAGGTTGATTATCCCCTCCATTTGGGAGTTACAGAAGCAGGACCACTTTACCAAGCCCTTGTCAAATCATCAATAGGCATAGGATCCCTCCTAAAAGATGGAATCGGTGATACTCTTAGGGTTTCTATAACTGGAGATATTGTAGAAGAAGTAAGGGCGGGCAAGGCTATTTTAAAGGCCCTAGGACTTAGGAGAGATGGTCTAGATATAGTTTCTTGTCCGACATGTTCTAGGACTACAGTCGATTTGCCAAAAATAGTAGCAGAAGTAGAAGAGAAAACAAGAGACCTAAATATAAATGCCAAAGTTGCTATAATGGGTTGCCCGGTAAATGGTCCAGGAGAATCAAAAGAAGCAGATTTTGGAATCTCTGCAGCAAATGGGATGGGATTTTTGTTTAAAAATGGCAAGACCATAGAAAAAGTAAGAGAAGAAGAAATAGTTGATACCTTGATAGAGGCCCTGAGAGAAGATAAAAATGAAAATTGA
- a CDS encoding RIP metalloprotease, protein MRIVIAVVLFLLLILFHEFGHFIVAKRSGIKVNEFSVGMGPLIFSKVKGETTYSFRLIPIGGYCAMEGEDDESDDPRSFDNAKASRRFLTILAGPVANLIIAVVVFTIVGFISGIVTTEIGEFTENSPAKKVGMDLGDEIRKVGHKDIKEFVDISNAISDFYKDGDYEKPINVEYYRPSTQTLETKEMNVEVKDGNAYIGIMPARRKPGFFEAIGLGFVETGKNIKMIFTILGRLFTGKIALGALSGPIGVLKEIGVQANNGLASLLYFLGYISVNLAVFNLLPIPALDGSKLLASLVEMITGKRINKKLEEKITIGGFIVLLALIALVSIKDIMNLFK, encoded by the coding sequence ATGAGAATTGTTATAGCAGTAGTTTTATTTTTGCTATTGATACTATTCCACGAATTTGGTCACTTCATAGTGGCCAAACGTTCTGGGATAAAGGTAAATGAGTTTTCGGTGGGCATGGGTCCACTTATTTTTTCTAAAGTAAAGGGAGAGACGACCTATTCTTTTAGGCTGATCCCTATAGGCGGTTATTGTGCCATGGAAGGTGAGGATGATGAGTCGGATGACCCAAGGTCTTTTGACAATGCCAAAGCTTCCAGGAGATTTTTGACAATACTTGCTGGACCTGTCGCCAACCTTATAATTGCAGTAGTAGTTTTTACTATAGTTGGATTTATATCAGGGATTGTAACTACAGAGATAGGGGAATTTACAGAAAATTCTCCAGCCAAAAAAGTTGGTATGGACCTAGGAGATGAAATTAGAAAAGTAGGCCATAAGGATATCAAAGAATTTGTAGATATTTCTAATGCCATTTCTGATTTCTATAAGGATGGGGATTACGAAAAGCCAATAAATGTAGAATACTACAGGCCAAGCACACAGACCCTAGAGACAAAAGAGATGAATGTAGAAGTCAAAGATGGAAATGCCTATATCGGTATCATGCCAGCTAGGAGAAAACCAGGATTTTTTGAGGCCATTGGTCTTGGTTTTGTAGAAACTGGCAAGAATATAAAAATGATTTTTACAATCCTGGGTAGGCTTTTTACAGGCAAGATCGCCCTAGGGGCCCTATCAGGTCCTATTGGAGTTTTAAAAGAAATTGGAGTCCAGGCCAACAACGGCCTTGCAAGTCTTTTATACTTTTTGGGCTATATTTCAGTTAACCTAGCAGTTTTCAACCTTTTGCCAATACCAGCCCTAGACGGGTCAAAACTACTTGCAAGCCTAGTAGAGATGATCACAGGCAAGAGAATTAACAAAAAACTTGAAGAAAAAATAACTATAGGCGGCTTTATAGTCTTGCTAGCCCTTATAGCCTTAGTCAGTATAAAAGATATAATGAATCTGTTTAAATAG
- a CDS encoding phosphatidate cytidylyltransferase — protein sequence MTKFLNRALGGIIILTLLILITYLGRIPLAIGVTTFSYIALHEINQALKKIDLHIPMNCLFLSNGLIMLAAYINNSDIYIASMVVSVLFLLMYMILRGHYTLIDGFAGAFVLLYISFLFSHILRIKDISYVWILYITAWGSDTFAYLVGSLIGKNKIERISHISPNKTIEGSIGGIIGATVLNIVYVHEFGLESRAMEVIIFTIIAATMSQIGDLIASYIKRQTGIKDFGNIIPGHGGILDRFDSLMFIAPVLYLFSRF from the coding sequence ATGACAAAGTTTTTAAATAGGGCCCTCGGGGGCATTATAATATTGACACTTCTGATACTGATCACATATTTGGGCAGGATACCCCTAGCTATTGGGGTTACTACTTTTTCTTATATAGCCCTTCACGAAATCAACCAGGCTCTTAAAAAAATAGACCTTCATATACCTATGAATTGTTTGTTTTTGAGCAATGGACTTATAATGCTAGCAGCCTATATAAATAATTCTGATATTTATATAGCATCTATGGTTGTGTCAGTCTTGTTTTTATTGATGTATATGATTTTAAGGGGTCATTATACCTTGATAGATGGTTTTGCAGGAGCTTTTGTCTTGCTATATATATCATTTTTGTTTAGTCATATCCTAAGGATAAAGGATATATCCTATGTTTGGATCCTCTATATCACAGCTTGGGGATCAGATACCTTTGCCTATTTGGTTGGTAGCCTCATTGGCAAAAACAAAATCGAAAGAATATCTCACATAAGTCCTAATAAAACTATAGAAGGATCGATCGGCGGCATAATAGGAGCTACGGTTTTGAATATAGTTTATGTCCACGAGTTTGGTCTAGAATCAAGGGCTATGGAGGTTATAATTTTTACAATAATAGCTGCAACCATGTCTCAAATAGGAGATTTGATTGCATCTTATATAAAAAGACAAACCGGGATTAAGGATTTTGGAAATATTATTCCAGGCCATGGCGGTATCCTCGACAGATTTGATTCGCTGATGTTTATAGCGCCGGTCTTATATCTTTTTTCTAGGTTTTAA
- a CDS encoding isoprenyl transferase has translation MTDKNIPSHIAIILDGNGRWAKKQNKVRTFGHKEGAENVIRIARSAKKFGVETLSLYAFSTENWKRPASEVGFLMDLLVKFVKDKIEDLMAEDCKLNFLGDISKLPTKTKEACLYALEKTRDNKSLTINIALNYGGRDELVHSFKEIIKKGYGAEDITEKLISDNLYTRGQTDPDLLIRPGGELRLSNFLIYQMAYTELYFTDVYWPDFTENDLKKAIDEFARRNRRYGGL, from the coding sequence ATGACTGATAAAAATATACCAAGCCATATAGCCATTATCCTTGATGGGAATGGTAGGTGGGCGAAAAAACAAAATAAAGTTAGGACTTTTGGACACAAGGAAGGTGCAGAAAATGTTATAAGGATAGCAAGGTCTGCCAAAAAATTTGGGGTAGAGACTCTTTCTTTGTACGCATTTTCTACAGAAAATTGGAAAAGACCAGCTTCTGAAGTAGGCTTTTTGATGGACCTACTTGTCAAATTTGTAAAAGATAAGATAGAGGACCTGATGGCAGAAGATTGCAAGCTAAATTTTTTAGGCGATATTTCAAAACTACCTACAAAAACAAAAGAGGCTTGCCTTTATGCCCTTGAAAAAACCAGGGATAATAAGTCCCTCACTATAAATATTGCCCTTAATTATGGGGGCAGGGATGAGCTTGTCCATAGCTTCAAAGAGATTATAAAAAAAGGCTACGGGGCAGAGGATATAACAGAAAAACTCATTTCTGACAACCTTTATACTAGGGGGCAGACCGATCCAGACCTTTTGATAAGGCCCGGCGGAGAGCTAAGGCTATCTAATTTTTTGATCTACCAGATGGCCTATACAGAGCTATATTTTACAGATGTGTACTGGCCTGATTTTACAGAAAATGATTTGAAAAAGGCTATTGATGAGTTTGCTAGACGAAATAGAAGATATGGTGGCTTATGA